The proteins below are encoded in one region of Lactuca sativa cultivar Salinas chromosome 3, Lsat_Salinas_v11, whole genome shotgun sequence:
- the LOC111884273 gene encoding protein EARLY-RESPONSIVE TO DEHYDRATION 7, chloroplastic, with translation MASQNLKNPRNLYPEVIQSHPDSASTYSYSSSSYSPSAPSLYPTIDMNDIHEDLLVDAHQSYAPQLLSPFESSEEVVIKIPGSIIHLIDEQQSVELASGELEIIRLRQGNTVVAVLARVGDVIQWPLAKDEAAVKLDGSHYFFTLRVPSDTKSGNDSDFESESLLNYGLTISGKGLEKELEEFDRVLEEYSAFSVKEVKRSVAAAVAVDNGGSAEAKAAAYWTTLAPNVEDYSGSVARMIAAGSGQLIKGILWCGDVTVDRLKWGNEFLKKRTKPGSKSEVSPKALKRVKRVKRLTKMSEGVATGILSGVVKVSGFITGSLVNSKPGKKFFNFIPGEIILASLDGFNKVCESLEVAGRNVMSTTSTVTTDYVSHRHGEDAAKVTHEGMGAAGHAIGTAWAVFKLRKALNPKSAIKPTTLVKAAALQSKSSKSKSKSNT, from the exons ATGGCATCGCAAAACctaaaaaaccctagaaatctgtATCCAGAAGTAATTCAATCACACCCAGATTCAGCCTCGACATATTCTTATTCATCATCATCCTATTCTCCTTCTGCTCCGTCTCTATACCCAACTATTGATATGAATGATATCCACGAAGATCTGTTGGTTGACGCCCATCAGTCTTACGCTCCACAACTACTGTCGCCATTCGAATCATCTGAAGAAGTTGTTATCAAAATCCCAGGTTCAATCATCCACTTAATCGACGAGCAACAGAGCGTCGAACTTGCTTCCGGGGAATTAGAAATAATCCGCCTCCGTCAAGGGAACACCGTTGTCGCTGTCCTAGCACGTGTCGGCGACGTAATTCAATGGCCGCTTGCGAAAGACGAAGCCGCCGTGAAATTAGACGGATCACACTATTTCTTCACTCTTCGCGTGCCTTCCGATACAAAATCCGGAAACGATTCGGATTTCGAGTCTGAGAGTTTGTTAAATTACGGGCTAACGATTTCGGGTAAAGGTCTGGAGAAGGAGTTAGAGGAGTTCGATCGGGTTTTAGAGGAGTATAGTGCGTTTTCGGTGAAAGAGGTCAAGAGGAGTGTGGCAGCAGCGGTGGCGGTGGATAATGGTGGTTCTGCGGAGGCTAAAGCCGCGGCGTATTGGACGACGTTGGCGCCAAATGTTGAGGATTACAGTGGGTCTGTTGCGAGGATGATTGCTGCGGGATCAGGTCAGTTAATCAAGGGGATTTTGTGGTGTGGAGATGTGACTGTGGATCGATTAAAATGGGGAAACGAGTTTTTGAAGAAGAGGACGAAACCTGGTTCAAAATCTGAAGTTAGTCCAAAAGCTTTGAAGAGAGTGAAGAG GGTTAAGAGATTGACAAAGATGTCAGAAGGCGTAGCAACCGGGATTCTTTCTGGTGTTGTGAAGGTATCTGGATTCATCACAGGCTCCCTCGTGAACTCCAAACCCGGCAAGAAGTTCTTCAACTTCATCCCTGGTGAAATAATTCTCGCGTCTTTGGATGGTTTCA ATAAAGTATGTGAATCCCTTGAAGTTGCAGGGAGAAATGTGATGTCCACAACATCAACTGTCACAACGGACTACGTTTCACACAG GCATGGGGAAGATGCAGCAAAAGTTACACATGAAGGGATGGGTGCAGCAGGGCATGCGATAGGGACAGCTTGGGCTGTGTTTAAACTACGAAAAGCACTGAACCCAAAAAGTGCAATCAAGCCAACAACACTTGTGAAAGCTGCAGCCTTACAGTCGAAATCATCTAAATCAAAATCTAAGTCGAATACATAG